The following is a genomic window from Leptospira bouyouniensis.
ACTTTCCTTCGGGAACTAGCGGCGAAGACCGCCAAAAGGTCAAATACCAGTTTTTAGATGAATTTACTAATCTTACCAAACCCTTTTTAAAAAAGAAAAAACCTCTCCTGGTCTGTGGTGATGTCAATATCGCCCATTCCGAAATTGACATCCACAACCCCAAGGGAAATGAAAAGAATTCTGGTTTTTTACCTGAAGAACGTAAATGGTTAACCGAATTTTTAGACCTAGGATTTTTCGATTGTTTTCGCACCCTCCATCCTGATCAGAAAGATGAATATTCTTGGTGGACCTACCGATTCCAAGCGCGAAAAAACAACAAAGGTTGGAGAATCGATTATTTTTTTGTCACAAAATCCAAAACTGTGAATCTCATTTCCGCAAAGATTGCCAAGGAACCGGTTTTATCTGACCATGCTCCCGTTGTCCTTGAGATCCAATTCTCTTGACAGAACCCTTTTTTCACATTCAATTCTTTTCGTATGAAACGTATCCTTTCTGTCCTTTCCATTTTTTTCACTCTCCAGTGTTCGGTACTTGGTGTTTTACAAGACAAAATCCCAACACCAGAATTTTCCTTCGAATCCCTGCATATCAAACAAATCACTTTTACAGATATCACATTAGGGATTGAAACATCTGTTTCCAATCCTTATCCCGTTTCGCTTCCTAGTTCGCTTTTGGATATGGATATCAACATTGAAGGTATGAAGTTATCAAAAGTAAAAACTGATTTGGGTGCAATCGAAGCAAATAAAACAAAATCACTTCCTTTGGAAGTAAAATTAACTTATGCAGACCTTTATCAA
Proteins encoded in this region:
- a CDS encoding exodeoxyribonuclease III, which produces MKIITLNCNGIRSSLSKGLLEFIRHENPDIICFQETKAPAKEIDREEFRTLGYDVHFCLAEKAGYSGTAVFTKIKPKGSTIGFGDGIFTTEGRSVLLEFNDFYLWNLYFPSGTSGEDRQKVKYQFLDEFTNLTKPFLKKKKPLLVCGDVNIAHSEIDIHNPKGNEKNSGFLPEERKWLTEFLDLGFFDCFRTLHPDQKDEYSWWTYRFQARKNNKGWRIDYFFVTKSKTVNLISAKIAKEPVLSDHAPVVLEIQFS